One Candidatus Deferrimicrobiaceae bacterium DNA window includes the following coding sequences:
- a CDS encoding NINE protein has translation MEKGKYCVHCGAPIDARAEICPRCGVRQPSFRRPGKLSRRTAAAIFAILLGSFGVHRFFLGQTGWGILYAVFCWTLIPAVAGLIEGILYLTMSDEEFEEKYGA, from the coding sequence TTGGAAAAAGGGAAATATTGCGTCCATTGCGGCGCCCCCATCGACGCCCGGGCGGAGATCTGCCCCCGGTGCGGCGTGCGGCAGCCATCGTTCAGGCGCCCGGGCAAACTCAGCCGGAGAACCGCCGCCGCGATATTCGCCATCCTCCTCGGGAGCTTCGGGGTCCATCGGTTCTTCCTTGGCCAGACCGGGTGGGGAATCCTGTACGCGGTCTTCTGCTGGACGCTCATCCCCGCCGTGGCCGGTCTGATCGAGGGGATCCTGTACTTGACGATGTCCGACGAGGAATTCGAAGAGAAGTACGGGGCATGA